The Xenopus tropicalis strain Nigerian chromosome 1, UCB_Xtro_10.0, whole genome shotgun sequence DNA segment ACCTCCGCTAGGAAGATACAGCCTTTAAGCAGCCGATCCAGTAATTGGAGCAGAAGCATGAGCCCCCTCTCTTATTGGCTGCACCAGGCGAGCCTCCAAGGACAGACACTGAGTCACTGAGTCACTGAGACACGACACAGGCTCTGATAAACTATGTCCTACTTTTACCAATTAATGACAGAGCATATCCTTTCTTTTTCCCCCTACAAAATACTAAAGGAAATTATGCACATAATATCAAATTACATTTGATTTTAACTTCTAACCCTTCTGTATATTACTTTCTGTACATGGATACAAATAGATTTGTATCCAGCTGCTCTCTGTAAACTGCAGAAACATTCCCTTTCCCTGTGGATCTGGCTCCCCCAGGAGGGTCTTGGGAAGTGGCAGATAATCTTAGTTTAAAGGCCATTcatggtgagatttggggagaatggcaTTTGCTCTCCTGGATACACCTAGAAGCAGTGGCACAAGTACCAGGGTGGCAGGAGGTAATACTACGCCTAGATCAGCCCACATAGGTCATGACATGGCAGCAGGTAGTTCCAGGTGGGTAAGGGGAGGTCAGGTGACTAATTTGACCATGGACCAGTGGGCATCCAGTTCTGCTACTGCTTGAAAGTCAAGCCTAAATGTCAATTTAGcacttagggtgaaaacacatttGGTACCATAGAAATTGTTGGATCTATGGCTGGTAATGttatgttttcctatatctgtaaccttcttatgagctaagggggcccctGGCTAAAACTGATGTCGAGGTGACCTAAACTGCTGCCTTACTGGTTAGGTGGAATGATGCTTCTTCCATCCTGGCAATTTTCTTTCCAGTGGGCAGATTCTGCTATCACCTGGTACTAACTAATTAATGCAATGGGGGCCTCTGGGGTGTATGTGGATTGTGGACAGAGTTTTTGGCAGTGGCTGATAAAAGATCAGGGGCATGCCAACTAGTACTAATGGCCCTGACATCAAAAAGCACCATTTAAAAAGATACCTATTTTCAGGCTATTAATGACTATTGTGCAGTGTAAGGGTATAATACTGTGTCAGTGATTTGCATTGGAAGGCATGAAGGCCATAAAAGAGGGATCCACAAACATCAACTCACATGGAATTTATAAGAGTTGCTCTTTCCTCCAGCCATCCACCTGCAGTAACTGCTCAGTTGCCTGCTCCCTGTCATTTGCACCAGAATTGGTGTTCCATTGAAATGCACCCAAATATACCCAGACCCAGGCTGTAGGGTGCAATCAGAGCCATGATATGGGTGAAAGGGTGCATAGCTCAGGTGGCCAAGATGATACATTCCAATTGTAAAACATCATTGATCACTCTACTCCTATAATCACCACACAACCTCCTACTCTCCAAGAACACTGGGAAGCGCATGAACACTATGGAAATAAAGGACAAGAAAATGATAAAAGGGCACTGACATGGTCACCACCAGAATGTAGTGCAGGCATCGGACCCCTTATcatgaaacctattatccagaaagttcagaattacagaaaggccatctcccattgactcaattttaatcaaataatgatttcctttttctctataataataaaacagtaccttgtacttgatcccaactaagatataattaatccttatcggaaccaaaacaatcctattttattttcagtaccatttataaatgtattattatttttatcattaaggagaaggaaaggtacaatcactggggggtgccccgGGATCCTGAAGACAGacaagagaaggaagaggatctaCAGTtttacaggagcaccagccagagTTTAAGGCAAGTGATTGCAATCACatcctaacattttgtcaccccctCCCAGTGATTTGACCCacccttctcctttaacacttttaacatacagtatttttctgcactttacaataaatgggtgtataatACACACAAACATGCATATTACATACAAGAATTACAACCAATacaagagtacaggtatgggacctgttatccagaatgcttgggacctggggttttcaggataagggatctttccgtaatttggatctccataacttaagtctgctaaaaatcatcttagttgggatcaagtactgttttattattacagagaaaaaggaaatcatttttaaaaattgtaattatttgctaataatgaagtctatgggagatggtctttccgtaatttggaactttctggataacaggtttctggataaaggatcccatacctttatcagTTTGTGATAAACTGCCATTAGTTTCAAATGAGTATGATTTATGCTTTCAGCTTTCAGGTAATTCCCACTAAAAAAAGTTATGGTGGCTCACCACCAAGTACTGAGcgctaatattttttataatttttataaggCTGATTAAGTATTGTCATATTGCTCAGGATATAATAAGGTTGGTTCAAAAAGTGTTGTGCAGCAAGCTAGGAGTTAACCATGTAATTAGATAATATATCAACTTTAAcatctttttcatgtttttcatagCTGCTATAGTTAAGTTTACTCTGTAGGTGCTACCAGATATATGTCTTTCTTTTTTGCTGCTTTCTGCActgtaggacagacagagtatgggcagAGCCTGGCAGAGGTACAGCCTCCTTCTGAAGTTCCCAGCAGTGACATCACCGCAGGCAAGCTCTATATAAGTGATACAGCTCATGGGATAGATGCACTGGAGGGGTTCTAACCCACAAACACAAGCAGAACCAAGAAGACAACTCTCCAGTGTGAGCTGTAAGTATTAACAGTATTTTCTTCCTTTTCATGTAGCTTGAATAGTAATTCATTTTAATGAGCCCTGCATTATTCAGTATATAAGTTTGAAAACAGTATTTCACAGCAGAAAAACAAAACTGTGTTTTACATAATAGtggaaaatgtcattctaagccaCTTCttcatatacatagttacatttcaatagtttatttttaaatggtgTTATTATTAAATAGCTCTGTGTGGAAATTTCTATTCGCTGGGCTCCTGGCCCTTGCCTCCTATTTAATAAATGGTTTTGTAGTGTAATAAAGTAAGCAATAATACACTGTCCAAAGAAGTATATTGTTGTATTTAAATGAAACTAAGAACAGCAAAGGTATTATCAGTTACGctaataaaaatgtgtataacTGACTGCCCTGATAGTGGCAAGTATAATATTAAGAAAGTGTTGCACTTTGCAGTAAGGGTGTAAAGGGTATAGATTTCTGACTACTGCTACaatgtgactcccagcattagcTGAGGCTAATTCTGGACTTGTAGTTCATGAAAGGCTACCTGTTAATTATTCCTGTTCTTTGGAGAAACATTCAATAGAAAATATGATAAATCTGTTTACATGGAAACAGTGTGTATGATCACAGTTTATTTTATTCTTCATCACAATGTAgttaaaagaacattttatagTGCTGGGCTGATTTACAAGTTCCCTGGCACAGGGCAGGTTGATCAGAGGCTCTGCCTCAGGAATTCCCAAATGCACTacagcagcgctgtccaacttattacaaaTAGTGGGATGGTTAtatcatacagcatgttggagggctgtattacattaaaatgatgatgtcatatagtgaagtctatgatGCCTTTGAGCAGACTAGGGGCCTTAAAAATCCTGTGGAGGGCCACATTCAGCCTGTGCGCCTCAAATTGGACAGCCCTGCACTAAACCATAACATAAACCATTGGTTCTCTGGTAAGTTTTTGTGTTACTGATCCATTATGTATGTAGTGGTGTAATAAGAGGTTACAGGCCCCTGTGCAAAATTAGCACGGGGACCCTACCTTAATTGGAAATGCTTCATTTacacactttggggcccatttacttactcacgaacgggccgaatgcgtccgagtgcatttttttcgtaatgatcggtattttgcgattttttcggaaaattatcgcgactttttcgttaccaatacgatttttgcggaaaaattatcgcgagtttttcgtagccattccgaaagttgcgattttttcgtagcgttaaaacttgcgtgaaaagttgcgcttttttcgtagcgttaaaacttaaaaggcgcgaagttttgcgcaagttttaacactacgaaaaaatctcaactttttgcgcaagttttaacgctacgaaaaaatcgcaactttcggaatggctacgaaaaactcgcgttttttcgcgcaaatcgtattggtaacgcaaaagtcgcgataatttccgaaaagtcgtaaaggcgccgaaaaaatcgcaaaaaatacgaaaaagtcgcaaaatgttcgttttccaatcggaatttttccaattcggattcgaattcgtgggttagtaaatcagcccctttgtgtttgtTCCATTATAAAATACTTCACACTATCTGTTAATGTTATACACACCATTTAATGCTGGGCTACGTGACAATTCATGAATCAAGAGTCCATCAATAATTTGTGTGCCACCTTTCCTCACAGTTCTCTCCCAGTGCTTCAATTTTGTGCAACAAATATAAAAAGCCAGTAAATTGTGTATATAATATGTGAGGCGGCTATGAAAATTAAGATAAGCTGAAAGCCTGTAGAACTTCTATATTATTCTCTTTATGATTTATTCTGCTTCATGTTTGCTTCATGTCAATGACTGGTCAGTTGCCTTGTCAGTACTGCTGTATCTCTGAAATGTCTATCTGTTTGGTCCCTAGCACTGCCTTTAACTGAACAAAGATGGTGGGTCTAAAGCCTTCAGACGTCCCTCCTACCCCAGCTGTTAAATTCATTGCTGCAGGCACAGCCGCGTGCATAGCGGACCTCTTCACCTTCCCACTGGACACGGCCAAAGTCAGGCTTCAGGTAATGATAACGCCCTTTTTTATTTGGGTAGTGTGTGTTCTGAGCAACGGAGTGAAATAGCAAATAAAGCAAAGGAAATTTATTTATTTGGGCAGTGTAGGATGTCTAGTGTAGCGCATGAGAGGTTTGTCCCCATTTCTTCCACCAGGAAATTCTCAGGGGCACGTTGACCTTtaaggtatcagtgggccctggCCAAAATTTCACTGGTGGGCCACCCACTagccaagaaatttgtgatacaATGACCCTTAAGCATTTCAAGGCATTGAAGAAATGGTCTAAACTTACTAAAGTACACATGATCCCCAGATGTGCCACCCTGGCCCAACAGCCCTGGAAgcacaaaaattacaaaattgtgatgccacaagaaaaaaggcaaataagtgATAAGTCCATACTGATTTAGCGATTAAAATGCAGAGTCTGCTATGTCTGCAGGaagcttctgccaaaagttatcccagatgagAGGTGCGCTGatgggccccctatcctggtgggccctgggcaaatgcctgTTTGTTAAAATGACCTGGCCCTGCATTTTTGTGCTTCTAGATGTTTAAGCTTCATCAAGTAATGTTGTTTTATGcgaatatattttataaagccaCCTTATTTAAGGTTGTGCATTCACCCAAATATTGGCCCAGTCAAAATGTGATTTAATGCTTTTCATCAAAACTGAACAATGGACCCAACTTCAAATTTCTTTCCTAAAATTTAGATTCAAGGAGAGACAACTGGATCTGGTGCTGCCAATGGAATTCGGTACAAAGGAGTTTTTGGAACTATAAGCACCATAGTGAAGACTGAAGGGCCCAAAAGCCTATACAATGGATTGGTAGCTGGGCTCCAGAGACAGATGAGCTTCGCCTCCATTCGCATTGGTCTTTATGACACAGTAAAGCTCTTCTACACCAATGGGAAAGAAAGTAAGTCAGTTCAGAAGAATGAtgtactttatattatatatatatatatatatatatatatatatatatatatatatatatatatatatatatatatatgtgtgtacttaTATTCTTGCATGCAATACCCCTTATATTCTTAGGCTAAAAATACAATGTCATTTTCCATTGGTTGTTTGGGCCATTTTGTTTGATGTGCCCTTATGTAACAAACCTTGAATTGTAGATCACAATTGAAATCAGTGACTGGGATAGAGCAAACTGTATTTTCCAAGTAAAGGCTAATTAGAACATTCAAATGTTCACAACAGTGTTCACAACAGAAATTGGTGCTGAGATGGTCTCAGCATAGCGACTATTACATTAACAGACCTCTATTCTTTTTGAACAGAAGCTGGGATTGGAAGCCGGATACTAGCTGGCTGCACAACAGGGGCACTTGCTGTAACCGTAGCTCAACCCACAGATGTGGTAAAAGTCAGATTCCAAGCCCAAGCCAATCTTCAAGGAGTCAAAAGGCGATACAATGGCACTATGGACGCCTATAAAACCATAGCCAAGAAGGAAGGTGTAAGAGGCCTTTGGAAAGGTACCTATACACGTCACATCATACATCATACAAATTAATCATCATCATACTCATACAAATTAATAGATCAGTACCTTAGTACTATAACCATGCTCTTTAAATGGAATAATCAACACATTTGTattgtaaggttttttttttttttgcaagggaCTAAATTAGCATTACTTTACTGTAGTGATTAAATCAAAATGTACTATTAGGGTCCTATTAAGATTTACAAGGGTAAATCGTAGCACTGTATTGTATACATGCTATCCTGCTGGAATAGATGAACAGATGAACAACTGTGCTATAGCACTAGATATTCTGGCTGTTCTACACAAACACATGAAGACCCATTTAGAGCTAAAATTTAAGTTTGCATTTGTCTTCAAACAGGAACTTTTCCAAACGTAACAAGGAATGCCATAGTCAACTGTACTGAACTGGTGACATATGATGTGATAAAAGAAAATCTGCTTTACTACAAACTAATGACGGGTAAGCATTCCTTTTATAACCTTTATGTATTTGGGGGCGGAGGGGTTGCAGAAAAAGACATTTACAGTAAGATCTCACCCTACCTGTGCATTGTTCAATGAgcgaagaagaaagaaaaaaaaaaaaaaaaacactggcccTTAGAACACACTTTCTAACACACAATGATTCTCAAGGGAAAAGGACTGTTCCTTTGAGTACCGCCATCTTCAAGGATTTCTCAGGGATCCCTTGCAGTATCCAGGCGCATTCGCACAAGCAGTGTAGCACCATCTGAAGTTTTACTATACTTCCTATACGAATAGCCCTAAAGGTTACAGTCTAACATATTGACATCCCCGCATTAAATTgcgctttccttctccttcaaaggtCAATGCTTCTGGCCGTATTCCAAGGGTTTTTACATTTGCAGGcaaatattaaaatgaatgcagacttccatattctgtatatataactATGACAGTTCAATAAATAAGGCATTTTATCATAGAACAGATATGATTTATGACATGCAATGTAATTGTGTATGCAAAACAGAATTCAGGAAGACTGAGTTCAAATCAATACTGACGGTTTATGATGCTGATGGAATACTGCTGTCTTTAGTGTGTTTTGAAGCCCTCCCTATATTTTTCCTCTTGTAATTCTTGCCTCCCTTTGTGTTTTTAGATAATCTTCCATGCCATTTTGTGTCAGCTTTTGGGGCTGGGTTCTGTACTACAGTTATTGCCTCTCCAGTAGATGTTGTAAAGACCAGATATATGAATTCCCCTCCAGGCCAGTACAAATCAGCTCTAAATTGTGCCTGGACTATGATCACCAAGGAGGGACCAACAGCTTTTTATAAGGGGTAAGAACATATGCATGCAAGTGTAGCGAATAAGCAAAGGCTGCATGGCAAATACAAAAGAAAGACATTTTATATGTTCTATTCCTATAGTCAGCAATTTAATAAAGCCATATGAACAGAATTGTAATGCTAGCTCCAactcattggggcagatttactgtgaaattagagctcaccacagtaaaattctccTACTCTCGTCATTCCTATAGGATTGTTAGAGGTGTGTATAGCAAATAGTTCAACTTTCACCAGTTGAaaaaaatatgcctctaaaaatccaataggaacgaatagagtgggggaattttactgtggtgaactctaatttcacacttaaatctgcccctagagtAGTAGCTTTacttactctaaggggcacatttactaacccacgaacgggccgaattttgcgattttttcggcgtctttacgatttttgcgtaaaaacacgagtttttcggcgtctttacgatttttgcgtaaaaacgcgagtttttcggcgtctttacgaaagttgcgcaaagtcgcgattttttcgtagcgttaacacttgcgcgcaaagtcgcgcctttttcgtagcgttaaaacttaaaaggcgcgacatttcgcgcaagttttaacgctacgaaaaaatcgcgactttgcgcaactttcgtaaagacgccgaaaaactcgcgtttttacgcaaaaatcgtaaagacgccgaaaaacttgcgtttttacgcaaaaaaacgcaaagacgccgaaaaaatcgcaaaaaatacgaaaaagtcgcaaaatgttcgtttccaatcggaatttttccaattcggattcgaaatcgtgtcttagtaaatcagcccctaattctATCAACTTAATTGATAATATtaaacaacaaaatatatatattaaacttaaTTTAAAACAGAAAAGAATGTAAGATATAATATGGCACTGATATAATGATGGTGCCTCCTATTATTTGCAGCTTTGTACCTTCGTTTCTACGGCTGGGATCCTGGAATGTGGTAATGTTCGTGTCTTATGAGCAACTGAAAAGAGCAATGATGATGTCAAAGCAGAGAATGGAGTATGCAGTGTGAGCATAAGAATGGCAAGAAGACCGTGAAAAGCCTGGGCTCCAGGATCCATTTTTTATAGTTCACTGGCCTGACTCCACATTGCTGTAAATATGTCTGGAAAGCCAGTCCTGAAACTCCCTTTTACTGTTCCTAATGGTAGTGGGTGTTCATCATTAGTGCTATGTCATGGCCGACTGTAAAGGAACATTCCCAATATTTGGAATAAGCTTGTGCTTGTTTTTAGTAGGCTATCCGTATGTTCGCTGTACTTAAAGTACACAAAAATCTCGAGTCTGGAGAACGTTGATATCAGGCCACAAAACTTCTATGCAAAAGCTCTAATCCAGCCATGCCCAACTTGGGCCACACAGTATTCACGAAGTGCAGCTCCCACAGGAAGCTAGAAGATTTTATTTGTGGCAAGGTGgacaatatttattattaaattagaaTTACTGATGTATTTGACTTATCAAAGCCACTTTCTTCCATGTTAAATTAACACACAAGAAAGATTGCAGTAGTGGAAAAGCACTTTATATTTAGTAACTGTATCCCAAGAGATATGCCCTTATACTTAAATATTGCAGTTCCTATAGGTGTAAAATAGAAGCCCTAAAAAGCCTGATGCAAAAAGCTCATATTTATATTGTTGCTATTTGACTTTTACAATAAGGAATGCTGACTGTGGAAAtcctctattttttttaaaaaaaatatttttgttatttaaatgACTGATCATTCAaataaaatgtcagttttttGTACAAGCTGTTTGGTCATTATGGGAAGAAGGAGAAAAACAAGTGGAAATGGTCATGGAAACAAACAAAGTAATGTTACCTTATAAGCTATGTGACCTTTTAAAATACAAGAATTCTGTGGGCTAGTAGGACAGCACTATCTCCTTTCAGCATTTTCAATTACCTATACCACCCCCATGGCCCATGTAAACGCCCTGCCTGTTTACATTGAGACTGTTTGGGTCTACCATGGTTAATTTATATCTAACCCTGCGTGTCTCAATACATTTACAGCTTCATTGGGGGCATAAGTGGTAAGCTAATGATAAATGATAATCTTTCAATTGGTATCATCTTTGCTATTTCTTGGCATTTGCCTAATGACATCTCCATGCTCTCCATTCATTAACTGGTTGTGTTTATTTTTGGATTATTGTAAATAAAGTATGCATAACAGGAAGTGAGACAGAAGGCTGAGGCAAATAGCCTGAGACAATGGCAGCTTAGCCAAGGCAAAGTCTGGTGGCAAACACGGTGTTTTGTACTCTGATCTTCCTAACATCCTTGCCAGgcagtttattttattatattatacatttatttgacaGGGAAATGTGCTGGATCTATCTGGCTGAGATCATACTGAAAACAAAGAAGCAATCCCTGACTATCCGCATCAATACCCGCAATAGGCAGCACATTTCCCATCAAGTGAATTGGCCAAATCTGTGCATACAAAATACTAATCCCTGCTCAGCTAATTGTGCTGCATGTGCAAAAGCTAGATGGTCATGCCCACCTCTAGAGAACACTACCAGAACGAGCAGGGCTTTTCAAAAGGATCACTCACTAACCAGTCACatacccccatttgtaataaaaggcactaagtttgcccaggtgcagtaacccatagcaaccaataagatgtatgcttttaaaccagtaaatgctaactgtTGGTTCTTATAGGTTACTGCACCCATTTATTACACAACCCCCTAAGtgactgggattctgggggggctGCCACACATATTGGTACCCCTATCGTTTTTGACATTCTTTGTCATATACCATTtttatgacaaaaaaataaataaagaaaaacaggCTGCAAAATCTTTAGGTGCAGTATGTGTGGAAGATTTATTTCTTAAGCATTATGGATACAAGTGCTGCAGTAAATTACAGGTAATGCTCCCAGACAAAGCAGTTTTGTGACATATTTTAGCACCATCATTTATAAAGTAATTGTATAAATAGCAAGTTGTAACCACTGAATCAAGTAAAACAATTTTCAGAAACATACAAGGAATAACGGCAACATGTAAGCTTTCTAAAAAATGTTCCATATCCTGCATAAAGATGTAAAAAGATATATTTGGTACAAAGGAACTATGCCATTTTTCAATGTCTATGAAAAGGAGAAGTCAGGCCAACAAAAATGACCAATGGACTCAAAGCAGGTTTGAGCAGAGCCATAATGGGACAGTAAATGTTTTTACTGTCAAGACTAACAAAATATTCATTAAAATGAATTTATCTCACAAATGAAATTGTCAAGACCCCTAAGGCCCCAAAAGTCGAAGTTCAGCACTTCTTGGGACCAACAGCACTAAAATAAAAGCTGTATACATGTGAGCGAAgtcaaaaataaatgaaagggtTACAGTAGTTGTAGGTATAGGTGCGCAGTCACCATGTAGATACTGGCAGCTTCAGAGCACTGCTGCTCTCTAGTGACCGTATGTACCAAAGAGTAGTCTGTCAACTACTAAACATTAAAACCTTATTAAGCCTATTAAGGCTGCATTCATCTGCTTATTCCAAGTgctgcagaaatccatatatagTCCATTAGGTGTGGGTTGCACAATGTAATAAATtatagcagattttttttttttctcctgtgaTATAATCAGAACCATTAAGATAGTCAAAACTACCAATTTTCATTTCAAGCAGGCATTTATTATGCTATATATACGCTCAGCAACAATATTTTTGATGCTATTGTCCCCAACGTGATTAAAACATACAACAATTATAACAGTTCCTTAAATCAAACAATATAAATTATACCTATAAATAATGCTCAGATATACTAAGTGAAAGATTCCAAATATATCTGGTACCTGTATAGCAGAATGTGGTACCATTTACTCTGCTAGAGACTATTTTTAATCAACATTTTAATCCATTGCCTGCAATGGATCGTGACAAAACCAAAGAGAAAAACCTGCAAGCAATAATATCTACTAATAAGAAGCATTATTGTTAAGGCTacaagtgctttttgttttgttttttctttaaagatgGCCTCTACTTTTTTTCTGCGCCAGAATGTACCTAAGGGGGAGTTTAACGTCATATGTTTAATTTTATGGTTAAAAATTGACCCAGACAAATAGATGAAGAGAATCTATTTATAAAACAGCTCAGCTGCTCTAGTTTACTGCTGCATTTAGTTTATAGGTTGTGGTTGAAAGCTACGCAACAGAATTTCTATAATGAAACATGGAATAAACTGGAAGTTGTTGCACACAGAATGACAATAACTTTTTTCAAAGCTAAATAGGAAAACAAGGCAAAGCCAAGAACAGTGTtttctcatttacaaatgtacaCAAAATTTGATTGtccattagcttttttttttttttagaaacatttaACTAGATATAGAGATATAAGGATTTAATGAGGTTGGGTAACCCCAGAGGAATTGTGTCTGTTTAAATAGGCAGGCATATTAAAGAGTCAGAGCAACTCTTTCATTGGAAAGAAGGTGCTTGATTTGATCATGGAATTTTTCTCTGTACTGGTTAAACTGCATAATGCTCTCGGGTTCTTCTTTAAACCAAAACTTGTCAAATTCATATACCAGGTAACCTGAGGAGAAAATAACAGGAAcaatacaattaaatatttgcattcaatgtatttttttgtcacacataCCTAGAACACTCCAAACCAAGCAGAATAAATGAGTGGTCATGTAACAAACAATTAAGGATCAGAAAGACAGAACAAGTATGGACTGAAGCCAGGGCCCAGTGAAACCAGAAGCAGTCTGTTAAGCTAAAACTGAGAATTGGTTTTCCTGTCTCTAGGGCTGGCTTTCTTGCAATGTGACGATACATTACTTGCAATTTTAAGGCAACTTGCTTTGCCAAATAATTACATGAAATAAGTGTTTAGAATTTAGAGCTGGTTGATTATGCTTCTCATCATAAAACATTGATTGCCTGTAGAAAAACAAACATGAGGAGAAGAGTACTTTGCAGCtctacatattaaaggagaagaaagataaaaactaagtaagctttatcagaaaggtctatgaaaatacagccataagcactcacagaaacgctgcatttagtcctctataaaaagaaacacatgatttattttctccttttttgtaaacatgttcttaaggtatctgacttcctcttagaaaaagccttcattcctggggccagagtctgtgcagttctctcccctccctcaagaatgctaagacctcctccccccctcccttgggaatgtatgatctgagctataagggctagagctgcaagcaggaggctataaagaccaagctaaaatgacagctgcaatcttaaacaaacagagaaagcttctaaggctctttactcaggtatggtaaagctttctgcagaataagtacCTAATGCATCTGGTT contains these protein-coding regions:
- the ucp1 gene encoding mitochondrial brown fat uncoupling protein 1 isoform X1, producing the protein MVGLKPSDVPPTPAVKFIAAGTAACIADLFTFPLDTAKVRLQIQGETTGSGAANGIRYKGVFGTISTIVKTEGPKSLYNGLVAGLQRQMSFASIRIGLYDTVKLFYTNGKEKAGIGSRILAGCTTGALAVTVAQPTDVVKVRFQAQANLQGVKRRYNGTMDAYKTIAKKEGVRGLWKGTFPNVTRNAIVNCTELVTYDVIKENLLYYKLMTDNLPCHFVSAFGAGFCTTVIASPVDVVKTRYMNSPPGQYKSALNCAWTMITKEGPTAFYKGFVPSFLRLGSWNVVMFVSYEQLKRAMMMSKQRMEYAV
- the ucp1 gene encoding mitochondrial brown fat uncoupling protein 1 (The RefSeq protein has 1 substitution compared to this genomic sequence) translates to MVGLKPSDVPPTPAVKFIAAGTAACIADLFTFPLDTAKVRLQIQGETTGSGAANGIRYKGVFGTISTIVKTEGPKSLYNGLVAGLQRQMSFASIRIGLYDTVKLFYTNGKEKAGIGSRILAGCTTGALAVTVAQPTDVVKVRFQAQANLQGVKRRYNGTMDAYKTIAKKEGVRGLWKGTFPNVTRNAIVNCTELVTYDVIKENLLHYKLMTDNLPCHFVSAFGAGFCTTVIASPVDVVKTRYMNSPPGQYKSALNCAWTMITKEGPTAFYKGFVPSFLRLGSWNVVMFVSYEQLKRAMMMSKQRMEYAV